A single window of Myxocyprinus asiaticus isolate MX2 ecotype Aquarium Trade chromosome 34, UBuf_Myxa_2, whole genome shotgun sequence DNA harbors:
- the LOC127425110 gene encoding tumor necrosis factor receptor superfamily member 11B-like: MKSEQQSARGMFLFTVLLLPVLSVSGSDRVYQRVDPVTGQTLVCDRCPPGFRLSAHCTRSRQTECVPCGADLYTEFWNFIPYCLLCDACTDNQRLVRACNGTVNALCECEVGFYWNQYFCKRHTVCKPGHGVKSSGTPHTDTVCELCSDGQFADITQTHAECVAHSTCGSDEQLVLRGSRWHDNVCATCDQITVKGWVDLFRPILWSLFVQQKIPAQRLQRFVNLLLQMNSQWREMFQNTESPMELIQRWISQVSEEELQNLLPKLKATHLGHFADKIKHKIRKFEMFDISCSNSKIMNANSFNQSLNMIN; the protein is encoded by the exons ATGAAGTCTGAGCAACAATCAGCACGCGGGATG TTTCTCTTCACAGTATTGCTTCTGCCGGTTCTGTCGGTCTCCGGCTCTGATCGCGTGTATCAGCGCGTGGATCCGGTGACCGGACAGACGCTCGTGTGTGATCGGTGTCCGCCGGGGTTCCGCCTGAGCGCGCACTGCACGCGCTCCCGTCAGACAGAGTGTGTCCCGTGCGGCGCGGATCTGTACACGGAGTTCTGGAACTTCATCCCGTACTGTCTGCTGTGCGACGCGTGTACCGATAATCAGCGGCTCGTTCGGGCGTGTAACGGGACCGTTAATGCCTTGTGTGAATGTGAGGTCGGGTTTTATTGGAATCAATACTTCTGCAAGAGACACACCGTGTGTAAACCGGGACACGGAGTCAAATCATCAG GTACCCCACATACAGACACAGTGTGTGAACTCTGCTCAGACGGACAGTTTGCTGACATCACGCAAACACATGCGGAATGCGTCGCTCACAGCACATGCGGGTCAGATGAACAGCTGGTGCTGAGGGGATCCAGGTGGCATGATAACGTGTGTGCCACATGTGACCAGATCACAGTGAAAG gttggGTAGATTTATTCCGTCCGATTCTCTGGAGTCTGTTTGTACAGCAGAAAATTCCTGCGCAACGACTTCAACGGTTTGTGAATCTTCTCCTGCAAATGAATTCGCAATGGAGAGAGATGTTCCAGAACACAGAGAGTCCGATGGAGCTAATCCAACGCTGGATCAGTCAAGTATCAGAGGAGGAACTGCAAAACCTGCTGCCGAAACTGAAGGCAACACATCTGGGGCACTTTGCAGACAAAATCAAACATAAAATCAGaaagtttgagatgtttgacattAGCTGCAGTAACAGCAAGATTATGAATGCAAATTCTTTTAACCAATCACTCAACATGATAAATTGA